A window of Tripterygium wilfordii isolate XIE 37 chromosome 7, ASM1340144v1, whole genome shotgun sequence contains these coding sequences:
- the LOC120001977 gene encoding (S)-8-oxocitronellyl enol synthase CYC2-like produces the protein MAAKGKAMAEATSSVAIIFGVTGLVGRELVKRLITSKSDWKVYGIARRPEVNPLHSLRYQFISCDLLDPVETKQKLSPLQDVTHIFWITWTGQHCFDSQECCQQNKKMMSNALDAVMPKAKALKHVSLQTGMKHYVSLQDPWNAEENVYYSEKRPRVGASNFYYVLEDLIKERLAVEGNKVSWSVIRPGLLMGSSHRTFYNFVGSLCVYGTLCKHLNLPFVFGGTRELWEEACIDGSDARLVAEQHIWAATNDEISSIHGQAFNAINGPSFTWKEIWPTLGKKFGVEVPNEMFVTDFWYAKAMRDKGKVWEEIVVKQGLVVTKMEDLADWGFLDVLFRCPKKMLGSREKADRAGFTVTYKTSDSILYWIDTMRDEKLVP, from the coding sequence ATGGCAGCCAAGGGAAAAGCAATGGCAGAAGCCACCAGTTCTGTTGccattatttttggtgttaCAGGACTTGTTGGGAGGGAGCTTGTTAAAAGGCTGATAACCTCCAAATCAGACTGGAAGGTTTACGGCATAGCGCGGAGACCTGAAGTCAATCCCCTCCATAGTCTTAGATACCAATTCATATCTTGTGATTTGCTTGACCCTGTCGAGACCAAGCAAAAGCTCTCTCCTTTGCAAGATGTGACTCATATTTTCTGGATCACATGGACAGGCCAACATTGTTTCGATAGCCAAGAATGTTGTCAGCAGAACAAGAAAATGATGTCCAATGCCTTGGATGCTGTCATGCCTAAAGCCAAGGCATTGAAGCATGTCTCACTCCAGACAGGAATGAAGCACTATGTTTCACTTCAAGATCCTTGGAATGCGGAGGAAAATGTTTACTACAGTGAGAAACGGCCGAGGGTTGGAGCTTCCAACTTCTACTATGTGCTGGAGGATTTGATCAAGGAGAGGCTTGCGGTTGAAGGTAATAAGGTTTCTTGGTCTGTGATAAGGCCTGGCTTGTTAATGGGTAGTTCACATAGGACTTTTTATAACTTCGTAGGCAGTTTGTGTGTTTATGGAACTCTATGTAAGCATTTGAATCTCCCTTTTGTGTTTGGAGGGACAAGGGAGCTATGGGAAGAGGCTTGCATTGATGGGTCTGATGCTCGGCTGGTCGCGGAACAGCACATTTGGGCAGCTACCAATGATGAGATATCTTCCATACATGGGCAAGCTTTCAATGCTATAAATGGGCCAAGTTTCACCTGGAAGGAGATCTGGCCAACGCTTGGGAAGAAATTTGGAGTGGAAGTCCCTAATGAAATGTTTGTGACGGATTTTTGGTATGCAAAAGCTATGCGTGACAAAGGAAAGGTGTGGGAAGAGATTGTAGTGAAACAAGGACTAGTAGTCACAAAAATGGAAGATTTGGCTGACTGGGGATTTCTGGATGTCCTGTTCCGGTGCCCCAAGAAAATGCTTGGGAGCCGGGAAAAGGCTGACAGGGCTGGGTTTACTGTGACATATAAGACATCAGATTCA
- the LOC120002410 gene encoding E3 ubiquitin-protein ligase AIRP2-like isoform X1 yields MGKSSFKDSLKALEADIQHANTIALGYPREKDGARLQMRLSYSPAANIFLFLVQWTDCHLAGALGLLRILIYMSYADGKTTMSIYERKASVKEFYGVIFPSLLQLQRGITDVEDRKQKRICRMRYRRNDEKDRGKLSDIDMEREEECGICMEMNSMVVLPNCFHSLCLKCYQDWRGRSLSCPFCRDSLENVNSGDLWIYTSKSEIHDLCTILREDQRRLFMYIDKLPLILPDPVLISYNTHLR; encoded by the exons ATGGGAAAGTCTTCTTTCAAGGATTCTCTCAAAGCGCTCGAAGCCGATATCCAGCATGCCAACACAAT AGCTTTGGGTTATCCTAGGGAGAAGGATGGAGCACGCCTGCAGATGAGGCTATCTTACAGTCCAGCGGccaacatttttctttttcttgttcagTGGACTGATTGCCACCTTGCTGGTGCCCTTGGTTTGCTTAGGATTCTTATTTATATG TCCTATGCTGATGGCAAGACCACCATGTCCATCTATGAGAGGAAAGCAAGCGTTAAAGAATTTTATG GGGTGATATTTCCTTCATTGTTGCAACTTCAAAGAGGCATTACTGATGTTGAAGATAGGAAACAGAAAAGGATATGTAGGATGAGATACCGCAGAAATGATGAGAAGGACAGGGGTAAACTCTCTGACATTGACATGGAAAGAGAAGAGGAATGTGGGATTTGCATGGAGATGAACAGCATGGTTGTGTTACCTAATTGCTTCCATTCATTGTGCCTAAAGTGCTATCAAGATTG GCGTGGACGGTCTCTGTCATGTCCCTTCTGCCGGGATAGTCTTGAGAATGTCAACTCAGGCGACCTTTGGATTTATACGAGCAAGTCTGAGATCCATGATTTGTGTACGATCTTGAGAGAAGATCAAAGGAGGCTGTTTATGTACATTGATAAGTTGCCTCTCATTCTTCCAGATCCTGTATTGATTTCCTATAATACTCATCTGAGGTGA
- the LOC120002410 gene encoding E3 ubiquitin-protein ligase AIRP2-like isoform X2, which translates to MRLSYSPAANIFLFLVQWTDCHLAGALGLLRILIYMSYADGKTTMSIYERKASVKEFYGVIFPSLLQLQRGITDVEDRKQKRICRMRYRRNDEKDRGKLSDIDMEREEECGICMEMNSMVVLPNCFHSLCLKCYQDWRGRSLSCPFCRDSLENVNSGDLWIYTSKSEIHDLCTILREDQRRLFMYIDKLPLILPDPVLISYNTHLR; encoded by the exons ATGAGGCTATCTTACAGTCCAGCGGccaacatttttctttttcttgttcagTGGACTGATTGCCACCTTGCTGGTGCCCTTGGTTTGCTTAGGATTCTTATTTATATG TCCTATGCTGATGGCAAGACCACCATGTCCATCTATGAGAGGAAAGCAAGCGTTAAAGAATTTTATG GGGTGATATTTCCTTCATTGTTGCAACTTCAAAGAGGCATTACTGATGTTGAAGATAGGAAACAGAAAAGGATATGTAGGATGAGATACCGCAGAAATGATGAGAAGGACAGGGGTAAACTCTCTGACATTGACATGGAAAGAGAAGAGGAATGTGGGATTTGCATGGAGATGAACAGCATGGTTGTGTTACCTAATTGCTTCCATTCATTGTGCCTAAAGTGCTATCAAGATTG GCGTGGACGGTCTCTGTCATGTCCCTTCTGCCGGGATAGTCTTGAGAATGTCAACTCAGGCGACCTTTGGATTTATACGAGCAAGTCTGAGATCCATGATTTGTGTACGATCTTGAGAGAAGATCAAAGGAGGCTGTTTATGTACATTGATAAGTTGCCTCTCATTCTTCCAGATCCTGTATTGATTTCCTATAATACTCATCTGAGGTGA
- the LOC120002409 gene encoding non-specific phospholipase C1-like, translated as MPFRRMSLRSVLFLYLIISTQSLDFENFRRRHGIDGPIKTIVVVVMENRSFDHVLGWLKSSRPDIDGLTGSESNRINASDPNSPKIFVSDDALFIDSDPGHSFQAIREQIFGSNVSSSNNPLMNGFAQQAQSMSEGMDKTVMSGFKPGVLPVYTELANEFGVFDRWFASVPASTQPNRFYVHSATSHGAMSNVRKDLIHGFPQKTIFDSLEENGLTFGIYYQNIPATLFLKSLRKLKHVTKFHSYPLTFRLHAKLGWLPNYAVVEQRYFDVNLFPANDDHPSHDMARGQRFVKEVYEILRASPQWKEMALLITYDEHGGFYDHVPTPVSGVPSPDGIIGPDPFYFRFDRLGVRVPTFLISPWIEKGTVIHEPEGPTPYSQFEHSSIPATVKKLFNLKTNFLTKRDAWAGTFEKYFYLRDTPRDDCPETLPEVTTSLRPWGPREDVSLSEFQVELIQLASQLNGDYILSTYPNIGKSMTVGEANRYAEDAVRRFLEAGKAALKAGANESAIVTMRPSLTSRVPVGDGDHLKSY; from the exons ATGCCTTTCCGGCGAATGTCTCTCAGATCCGTGTTGTTTCTTTACCTTATAATCTCCACTCAGTCGCTCGACTTTGAAAATTTTCGGAGACGGCACGGAATCGATGGCCCGATCAAGACTATTGTGGTGGTCGTCATGGAGAACCGCTCCTTTGACCACGTTCTTGGCTGGCTCAAGTCCTCCCGACCGGACATAGATGGATTAACTGGGTCTGAATCGAACCGCATCAATGCCTCCGACCCCAATTCCCCCAAAATTTTCGTCTCCGACGATGCTCTCTTCATTGACTCGGACCCGGGCCACTCCTTCCAGGCAATTCGGGAACAGATTTTTGGGTCGAATGTTAGCTCCTCTAATAATCCCCTGATGAACGGCTTTGCCCAGCAGGCGCAGAGTATGAGCGAAGGCATGGACAAGACTGTCATGAGCGGTTTCAAACCTGGGGTTTTGCCGGTATACACCGAGTTAGCCAACGAGTTCGGGGTGTTTGACCGATGGTTCGCGTCGGTCCCCGCGTCAACTCAACCGAACCGGTTCTACGTCCACTCAGCGACCTCACATGGTGCGATGAGCAACGTCCGCAAGGACCTTATCCATGGTTTTCCTCAGAAAACGATCTTTGACTCGCTCGAAGAAAATGGCCTCACATTTGGAATTTATTACCAAAATATTCCGGCCACCCTCTTTTTAAAATCTCTGAGGAAACTAAAGCACGTGACGAAGTTCCACAGTTACCCATTGACGTTCAGGTTGCACGCCAAGCTCGGGTGGTTGCCTAATTACGCGGTAGTGGAGCAGCGGTACTTCGATGTGAACTTGTTTCCAGCGAACGATGATCATCCCTCCCATGACATGGCACGAGGGCAGAGATTCGTGAAGGAGGTGTACGAGATACTTAGGGCGAGCCCGCAGTGGAAGGAGATGGCCTTGTTGATCACGTATGACGAGCACGGCGGGTTCTATGATCACGTGCCTACTCCGGTCTCTGGGGTTCCTAGTCCGGACGGTATCATTGGACCCGACCCGTTTTACTTCAGGTTTGACCGGTTGGGTGTTCGAGTCCCTACGTTCTTGATCTCGCCCTGGATTGAGAAGGGCACTG TGATTCATGAGCCAGAAGGGCCAACACCGTATTCGCAATTTGAACATTCTTCCATCCCTGCAACCGTAAAGAAGCTCTTCAACCTAAAAACTAATTTTCTGACAAAGAGGGATGCGTGGGCTGGTACTTTTGAGAAGTACTTTTACCTTCGGGACACTCCTCGTGATGATTGTCCAG AAACCCTGCCTGAGGTGACAACATCATTGCGGCCATGGGGACCAAGGGAAGACGTCTCCCTATCAGAGTTTCAAGTTGAACTGATCCAGCTTGCATCTCAGCTTAATGGGGATTACATCCTGAGTACTTACCCTAACATTGGCAAAAGCATGACAGTGGGTGAAGCCAATAGGTATGCAGAAGATGCTGTCCGAAGGTTCCTAGAGGCTGGAAAGGCAGCTCTAAAAGCTGGAGCTAATGAATCTGCAATTGTTACCATGAGACCTTCGCTCACTAGCCGTGTTCCTGTGGGAGACGGTGATCACCTCAAATCCTATTAA
- the LOC120002408 gene encoding villin-1 → MSLFGKDTDPVFQGAGAKAGLEIWCVDKHQLASVQKSFHGKFYSGSAYVVLNTVTQTNGPPQYNIHYWLGNGANKVDSALASDKALELDSALGSCAVQYREVQGQETEKFLSYFRPCIIPIEGVYSLQPGHVNGETYKVSLFTCKGDHVVSVKEVPFSRSSLNHNDVFILDTASKLFLFCGCNSSIQERAKALEVVQYISENKHSGKIDVATIEDGKFVGDPDVGEFWSLFGGYAPIPKDSPSDVQKQSDFSSVKLFWISLQGKLCQSESASFNKEMLETNKCYMLDCDTDIYIWMGRNTSLTERKTSISTAEDFIRNQGRSTKTRLTFLTEGLETTMFKSYFNTWSQKVEPRLYEEGRGKVAAIFKQQGYDVKELQEEEDCDIYINCRGKLKVWRLSDGKLLLVPVPEQTMLFSGDCYIVQYTYPADGRDENLLYVWLGRHSLMEDRVDAIACMNAIVDATKGDPVVAQVTEGREPLLFFSIFQALIIFKGVLSTQYKKFIAEKGVEDDTYDGKKTALFRVQGKNLESMQAIQVDQVSSSLNSSYCYILQTGTCIFTWIGSLSSTKDHELLDRMLELINPTWQPMSVREGSEPDTFWNALGGKTEYPREKEMKEQMEDPHLFLLVFTDGDFKVKEVYNFNQDDLTTEDAFILDCHREIYVWIGHHSNVKSKQQALSLGSKFLEADIWLERSSSEIPIYVVTEGQEPQIFTRFFEWDFSKANMHGNSFERKLAILKGNPPNLVVPVRNSWKTLSRDSTPDYPRSRSVDSTGRGSNFSSTTSVSGSNFKPSNDYLSSSLTPIGRKLFSASSSSHSSSGSPTAESSFSGNVNLVQFNGNEAGLSSLIYPYQRVKVDSKDPVTGIDVTKRETYLSDEEFQEKFSMTKQAFYELPKWRQNKLKITLHLF, encoded by the exons ATGTCTCTTTTTGGTAAAGACACCGATCCAGTATTCCAGGGTGCAGGAGCTAAGGC TGGTCTTGAAATCTGGTGCGTTGATAAACACCAATTGGCTTCTGTTCAGAAGTCATTTCATGGGAAATTCTATTCTGGAAGTGCATATGTCGTTTTGAAT ACAGTTACACAAACCAATGGCCCTCCTCAGTACAACATACACTACTGGCTCGGAAATGGTGCAAATAAG GTAGACTCTGCCTTAGCATCAGATAAAGCGCTTGAATTGGATTCAGCTCTGGGGTCCTGTGCTGTTCAATATAGGGAAGTTCAAGGACAAGAAACAGAGAAGTTCTTGTCATACTTCAGACCATGTATTATACCCATTGAAGGAGTGTATTCTTTACAGCCAGGGCATGTAAATGGGGAAACCTACAAAGTCAGCTTATTTACATGCAAGGGAGACCATGTTGTTTCTGTTAAAGAG GTGCCATTTTCTCGGTCATCATTGAACCACAATGATGTTTTCATACTTGACACTGCATCGAAACTTTTCCTCTTTTGCGGGTGCAACTCTAGCATACAAGAAAGAGCCAAAGCCTTGGAGGTTGTTCAGTATATCAGTGAGAATAAACACAGTGGAAAAATTGATgtggcaactatag AGGATGGAAAGTTTGTTGGTGATCCTGACGTTGGTGAATTCTGGAGCTTATTTGGGGGTTATGCTCCCATTCCGAAGGACTCACCTTCTGATGTTCAAAAACAATCTGACTTTTCATCCGTAAAACTATTCTG GATATCTTTACAAGGTAAACTATGTCAAAGTGAATCTGCTTCATTCAACAAAGAAATGCTTGAGACGAACAAGTGCTATATGTTGGACTGTGACactgacatatatatatggatggggAGAAACACCTCACTAACGGAACGGAAGACATCAATCTCAACTGCAGAA GATTTTATTAGAAATCAGGGCAGGTCAACTAAGACCCGCTTAACTTTCTTAACTGAAGGATTAGAAACTACCATGTTCAAATCATACTTCAACACTTGGTCTCAAAAGGTGGAGCCCAGGCTGTATGAAGAAGGTCGAGGAAAAGTAGCAG CAATATTCAAGCAACAGGGTTATGATGTGAAAGAgcttcaagaagaagaagactgcGACATATATATAAACTGCCGAGGCAAACTAAAA GTCTGGCGCTTGAGTGATGGTAAATTGCTCCTTGTTCCAGTTCCAGAACAGACCATGCTTTTTAGTGGGGATTGCTATATTGTGCAATATACATATCCTGCTGATGGAAGAGATGAGAATCTTTTATATGTGTGGCTTGGTCGTCATAGTTTAATG GAAGATAGGGTTGACGCTATTGCCTGTATGAATGCTATTGTTGATGCAACTAAGGGAGATCCAGTAGTG GCTCAAGTGACCGAGGGTAGGGAgccacttttatttttctccattttccAGGCATTGATTATTTTCAAG GGAGTTCTGAGTACACAATATAAAAAGTTTATAGCAGAAAAAGGTGTAGAGGATGACACTTATGATGGAAAAAAGACAGCACTCTTTCGTGTTCAAGGGAAAAATTTGGAGAGTATGCAAGCCATCCAGGTTGATCAA GTTTCAAGCTCCCTGAACTCGTCCTATTGTTACATCCTCCAAACTGGAACATGTATCTTCACTTGGATTGGGAGTCTCTCATCAACAAAAGATCATGAACTTCTGGACAGAATGCTGGAACTTATCAAC CCAACATGGCAACCAATGTCTGTGCGGGAAGGCAGTGAACCTGATACTTTTTGGAATGCACTTGGTGGAAAGACAGAGTATCcaagagaaaaagagatgaaagaacaaatggaagATCCACATTTGTTTCTTCTGGTCTTTACGGATG GTGATTTTAAG GTGAAAGAGGTTTACAATTTCAATCAGGATGATCTAACTACTGAAGATGCATTCATTCTAGACTGCCACAGAGAAATATATGTTTGGATTGGACACCATTCAAATGTTAAATCTAAGCAACAAGCCCTTTCTCTTGGCTCG AAATTTCTTGAGGCTGATATTTGGCTTGAACGATCATCTTCAGAGATTCCGATTTATGTTGTCACTGAAGGACAGGAGCCACAAATTTTCACTCGTTTCTTTGAATGGGATTTCTCAAAGGCAAAC ATGCATGGTAACTCATTTGAGCGGAAGCTGGCTATTCTGAAGGGAAATCCACCCAATTTAGTA GTGCCTGTAAGAAATTCATGGAAAACGCTCTCCAGGGACAGCACCCCTGATTATCCAAGAAGCAGGTCTGTTGATTCCACTGGGCGGGGAAGTAATTTCTCTTCTACAACCAGTGTTTCAGGATCAAATTTTAAGCCTTCAAATGATTACCTTAGTTCCAGTTTGACTCCAATTGGCAGAAAGCTCTTCTCAGCATCTTCTTCTAGCCATAGTAGTTCTG GTTCTCCAACTGCAGAGTCAAGCTTCTCTGGGAATGTGAATTTAGTTCAGTTCAATGGTAATGAGGCTGGTTTAAGCTCATTGATCTATCCATACCAACGAGTGAAGGTGGACTCCAAAGACCCAGTTACAGGCATAGACGTGACAAAAAGAGAG ACATACTTATCTGACGAGGAATTTCAAGAGAAATTCAGCATGACGAAACAAGCCTTCTATGAACTACCGAAATGGAGACAGAACAAACTCAAGATAACTCTTCATCTTTTCTGA